Proteins encoded in a region of the Drosophila sechellia strain sech25 chromosome 2L, ASM438219v1, whole genome shotgun sequence genome:
- the LOC6611801 gene encoding uncharacterized protein LOC6611801 — translation MLIPEVDMWNVSKSSRIHRLSIFNCDKPGLKVLDYSAVRGVDRFYLECQDYRDYFKDPYNRVRKPKRFASYAGRCDVKLDTDVEVLSEPTLWRIDRQPIVYPIDYHSDMALGRRDCDHIKAFCSPAESLSFKR, via the coding sequence ATGCTTATTCCAGAGGTGGACATGTGGAATGTGTCCAAGAGTAGCCGGATACACCGCCTTTCCATCTTCAATTGCGATAAGCCTGGACTGAAAGTATTGGACTACTCCGCAGTGCGGGGAGTTGATAGGTTCTACTTGGAGTGCCAGGACTACAGGGATTATTTCAAAGACCCCTATAATCGAGTCCGCAAGCCGAAGAGGTTCGCCTCGTATGCGGGCAGGTGCGACGTAAAGTTGGATACCGACGTTGAGGTCCTGTCAGAGCCGACTTTGTGGCGTATTGATCGACAGCCCATCGTCTATCCGATCGACTATCACTCGGATATGGCACTGGGTAGACGGGACTGCGATCACATTAAAGCCTTTTGTTCCCCAGCTGAGAGCCTAAGCTTCAAGCGATAG
- the LOC116803529 gene encoding papilin has product MKLLSLSVVIFCALQCQNVVGYNPAKCNDPRSNGGACRKPPEDKWTFDKIHRKCVEIDFFGCPDTRNIFDSKSECENTC; this is encoded by the exons ATGAAGCTTCTGTCACTGTCAGTTGTTATCTTTTGTGCCTTACAATGTCAAAATGTCGTTGGCTATAATCCtg CCAAGTGTAATGATCCGAGAAGTAATGGTGGGGCTTGCCGAAAACCTCCCGAGGACAAATGGACCTTTGACAAGATTCACCGAAAATGTGTGGAAATAGATTTCTTTGGATGCCCAGATACGAGGAACATATTCGATTCAAAAAGCGAGTGCGAAAATACCTGTTGA
- the LOC6611802 gene encoding uncharacterized protein LOC6611802 yields MEILAVGLAALLQLMGCYFFFAQPQDRCSAAPNLASWIFLGATFFFLWDTKIYPRRFMHMSGYWRILIEIVASVFLTELGTVIIWCSLEKFLFSLTNELVHLMQCSCRPSPSLYWLSGLITSSISGAVLWYVLEATDSMYYIRKFSCKLRTTLGVSWRMFRCYIQMNMKAKRRALAMCQLAKRARQCQMTPCEYSESDDDSSD; encoded by the coding sequence atggaaaTCCTGGCAGTGGGCCTGGCGGCCCTTTTGCAACTGATGGGCTGCTACTTTTTTTTCGCTCAGCCGCAGGATCGCTGTTCGGCGGCTCCAAATTTGGCCAGCTGGATATTCCTGGGTGCCACGTTTTTTTTCCTGTGGGACACCAAAATATATCCTCGACGATTTATGCACATGTCCGGCTACTGGCGCATCCTGATTGAGATTGTGGCCTCCGTTTTCCTGACCGAGCTGGGCACCGTCATAATTTGGTGTAGCTTGGAAAAGTTTCTGTTCAGCCTGACGAACGAGCTCGTACATTTGATGCAATGTAGCTGTCGTCCCTCGCCTTCTTTATATTGGCTTTCAGGACTAATTACCAGCTCGATAAGCGGAGCGGTGCTGTGGTACGTCCTTGAAGCCACCGACAGCATGTACTACATAAGGAAGTTTTCCTGCAAGCTGAGAACTACATTGGGCGTATCCTGGCGGATGTTCCGCTGCTATATCCAAATGAATATGAAGGCCAAGCGCCGGGCATTAGCTATGTGCCAATTAGCCAAGAGGGCAAGACAATGCCAAATGACACCTTGTGAGTATTCTGAGTCGGATGATGATAGCAGTGACTAG